One region of Quercus lobata isolate SW786 chromosome 2, ValleyOak3.0 Primary Assembly, whole genome shotgun sequence genomic DNA includes:
- the LOC115966656 gene encoding uncharacterized protein LOC115966656: MRDFRSDRYNNNRPRRDFIGQSGATNTQTVNAVFREPVHRVLEKIKGEPYFRWPNKMVGESTKHNQNFYCQYHQDHGHTTEDCKNLWNPLDQLIREGKLKHLLHHSSGHQGQTHQEPQRDATLKPPVGTINVILAAPGRTGARPSRVLSMSQLPARESQSEPKRARRNFHLALSFSEEDMDGTIQPHDDALVITLRIGGYDVKRVMVDGGNAAEVMYPDLYKGLGLKSEDLTPYSSPLITFDGKLVGPKDMLGYPSRPA; this comes from the coding sequence atgagggatttcaggtcagaCCGATACAACAACAACCGCCCGAGGAGAGATTTCATAGGGCAATCCGGAGCAACCAACACTCAAACTGTTAACGCTGTATTCCGAGAACCAGTACACCGGGTGTTGGAGAAGATCAAGGGCGAGCCATACTTTAgatggccaaataagatggtCGGAGAGTCCACGAAGCACAATCAGAACTTCTATTGCCAATATCATCAGGACCACGGGCATACCACGGAGGATTGCAAGAACCTTTGGAACCCCCTAGACCAGCTCATCCGAGAAGGAAAGCTGAAGCACCTCCTGCATCATTCTAGTGGTCATCAAGGTCAGACCCATCAGGAACCCCAGAGAGACGCTACCCTAAAGCCGCCCGTAGGGACGATCAATGTAATCCTGGCCGCCCCAGGAAGAACAGGCGCGCGCCCTTCTCGAGTATTATCTATGTCCCAGCTGCCTGCCAGGGAGTCCCAATCAGAGCCGAAAAGGGCCAGAAGGAATTTTCACTTGGCCTTAAGCTTTTCAGAAGAAGATATGGACGGTACCATCCAACCCCATGACGACGCGCTGGTGATCACTCTCAGAATCGGAGGCTACGATGTGAAAAGGGTGATGGTGGATGGTGGCAATGCTGCCGAGGTCATGTACCCCGATCTCTACAAGGGGCTGGGATTAAAATCGGAGGATCTGACGCCCTATAGCTCCCCTTTGATAACCTTCGATGGGAAGCTCGTTGGCCCAAAGGACATGTTAGGCTACCCATCCAGACCGGCCTAG